The Microbacter sp. GSS18 genome has a segment encoding these proteins:
- a CDS encoding 8-oxoguanine deaminase yields the protein MTRTIIENGYVATVDAAGTEHAAGHVVIEDGDIVAVGSGAAPAAVRDGAEIIDATGCLVTPGLVNTHHHLYQWLTRGHAQDAILFDWLTSLYPLWSRIDAGLTGAGAAGAMAVLARSGCTTVGDHHYIFPQGSGDIVGALVESASQVGVRLHATRGSMDLGASQGGLPPDFAVETTDAALAASQEAVERYHDRSREAMVRVAIAPCSPFSVTADLLREAALLARSLDVRLHTHASETVEEDSYCQEHFGKTPTQYLEDLGWLGDDVWMAHGVHLDDPAIRRYAATGTGVAHCPSSNARLAAGIAPVRDLLNAGVPVGLGVDGAASNESGQLGVEVREAVLMNRLRTGSDSMSVRDGLRMGTMGGARVLGRQDEIGSLEPGKLADIAVWRVDGVEHAGILDPVAALGLGALPPLKRLFVGGAPVVEDATLVTAEEDLLARGVAAASRELAERL from the coding sequence ATGACCCGCACCATCATCGAGAACGGCTACGTCGCCACCGTCGACGCCGCCGGCACCGAGCACGCCGCCGGCCACGTCGTCATCGAGGACGGGGACATCGTCGCCGTGGGGTCCGGAGCCGCGCCGGCGGCCGTGCGGGACGGCGCAGAGATCATCGACGCGACCGGATGCCTCGTCACTCCGGGTCTGGTCAACACGCACCACCACCTGTACCAGTGGCTCACGCGCGGCCACGCGCAGGACGCCATCCTGTTCGACTGGCTCACGAGCCTCTACCCGCTGTGGTCGCGCATCGACGCGGGCCTCACCGGCGCCGGCGCCGCGGGAGCCATGGCCGTGCTCGCGCGGTCGGGCTGCACGACGGTCGGCGACCACCACTACATCTTCCCGCAGGGCTCCGGCGACATCGTCGGCGCCCTGGTGGAATCGGCCTCACAGGTCGGCGTCCGCCTGCACGCCACGCGCGGCTCGATGGACCTCGGCGCGTCGCAGGGCGGGCTGCCGCCGGACTTCGCGGTCGAGACGACGGATGCCGCCCTCGCGGCGTCGCAGGAGGCGGTCGAGCGATACCACGACCGATCCCGCGAGGCGATGGTGCGCGTCGCGATCGCGCCGTGCTCGCCGTTCTCGGTCACCGCCGACCTGCTCCGAGAGGCCGCCCTGCTCGCCCGCAGCCTCGATGTCCGTCTCCACACCCACGCGTCCGAGACCGTCGAGGAGGACTCGTACTGCCAGGAGCACTTCGGCAAGACGCCGACGCAGTACCTCGAGGATCTCGGGTGGCTGGGCGACGACGTGTGGATGGCGCACGGCGTGCACCTCGACGACCCGGCGATCCGGCGATACGCCGCCACCGGCACGGGGGTCGCGCACTGCCCGTCGTCCAACGCGCGGCTGGCCGCCGGGATCGCCCCCGTGCGGGACCTGCTGAACGCGGGCGTCCCGGTCGGCCTCGGCGTCGACGGCGCAGCCTCCAACGAGTCCGGGCAGCTGGGCGTCGAGGTGCGCGAGGCGGTCCTGATGAACCGCCTGCGCACCGGGTCGGACTCCATGAGCGTGCGCGACGGGCTGCGCATGGGCACGATGGGCGGCGCCCGCGTGCTCGGCCGGCAGGACGAGATCGGCTCGCTCGAGCCGGGGAAGCTCGCCGACATCGCCGTCTGGCGGGTCGACGGCGTCGAGCACGCCGGCATCCTCGACCCCGTCGCAGCCCTCGGACTCGGCGCCCTTCCGCCGCTCAAGCGCCTGTTCGTCGGCGGCGCGCCGGTCGTCGAGGACGCGACGCTCGTCACTGCGGAGGAGGACCTCCTCGCCCGCGGCGTCGCCGCGGCCTCGCGCGAACTGGCCGAGAGGCTCTGA
- a CDS encoding FAD binding domain-containing protein, with protein sequence MDITSITGFRRARTRDDLALAPGEVFMAGGTWLMSEPQPETTGFVDLTTLGWPDLEVTADGLRIGATCTIATLRAWAEGRGAEPVPADWHATGMIPDAADALLASFKIWNTATVGGNICRAFPAAALASFAVALDARAEIWTPFGGVTHMPVSEFITGAGENALAAGEVLRAIDVPASALRSRARLRKIALAELGRSGAVVTGRADEDGSAVFAVTAAVDRPAVLRFTALPDAADLAEAVRSASGYYTDSLGAADWRRGVSVVLAERIRQELTA encoded by the coding sequence ATGGACATCACGAGCATCACCGGGTTCCGGCGAGCCCGCACTCGAGACGACCTGGCGCTCGCCCCCGGCGAGGTCTTCATGGCCGGGGGAACGTGGCTCATGAGCGAGCCACAGCCCGAGACCACCGGGTTCGTCGACCTGACCACGCTCGGCTGGCCCGATCTCGAGGTCACCGCCGACGGCCTGCGCATCGGCGCGACCTGCACGATCGCAACGCTGCGCGCGTGGGCCGAGGGACGCGGGGCCGAGCCCGTGCCCGCGGACTGGCACGCCACCGGAATGATCCCGGATGCCGCCGACGCGCTGCTGGCGTCGTTCAAGATCTGGAACACCGCGACGGTCGGCGGGAACATCTGCCGCGCGTTCCCCGCCGCGGCGCTGGCCTCCTTCGCCGTCGCGCTCGACGCCCGGGCCGAGATCTGGACGCCGTTCGGCGGCGTCACCCATATGCCCGTTTCGGAATTCATCACCGGTGCCGGCGAGAACGCCCTCGCGGCAGGTGAAGTCCTCCGGGCGATCGACGTCCCGGCATCCGCTCTGCGGTCCCGAGCGCGGCTGCGCAAGATCGCGCTGGCCGAGCTCGGCCGGTCGGGGGCCGTGGTGACCGGTCGCGCGGACGAGGACGGCTCGGCCGTGTTCGCCGTCACCGCCGCCGTCGATCGACCCGCGGTCCTGCGCTTCACCGCGCTGCCCGACGCCGCCGACCTCGCCGAGGCCGTCCGGTCGGCATCCGGCTACTACACCGACTCGCTCGGCGCCGCGGACTGGCGGCGCGGCGTGAGCGTCGTGCTCGCGGAGCGCATCCGGCAGGAGCTGACCGCATGA